A genome region from bacterium HR11 includes the following:
- the fhcD_2 gene encoding Formyltransferase/hydrolase complex subunit D produces MSRSLLDLVEDTYVEAFRSVYAAVLITARDKTWLDHAVAAVTGHASSTIMCDCEAGLDRYVYEGTPDGRIGAIVQFHVPKFRKDHVRALELTLIRRLGQDVLTCPTAAVWNVLPTQNAFPIGRKLAFFGDGYQERVRLYDRDVWQVPVMGGVFLAEELIGYADGLMGGMLWLLAEDLDAGLAAAEKAVEAIRHGAPGVIMPFPGGITWSGSKAGSRYKFLFASTNHPFCPTLRDRIPDSRVPEGVRAILEIIINGESVEAVARAMRVGMQAVRDCPGLVRISAGNYGGRLGKTKIYLRELVQGIEGGREIGR; encoded by the coding sequence ATGAGCCGGTCTCTCCTGGACCTCGTCGAGGACACCTACGTCGAGGCCTTTCGGAGCGTCTATGCGGCCGTCCTGATCACGGCCCGGGACAAGACGTGGCTCGACCATGCCGTCGCCGCCGTCACGGGCCACGCCTCGAGTACGATCATGTGCGACTGCGAGGCCGGCCTCGACCGTTACGTCTACGAAGGGACGCCGGACGGCCGCATCGGGGCCATCGTCCAGTTCCACGTCCCCAAGTTCCGGAAGGACCACGTGCGGGCCTTGGAACTCACGCTGATCCGCCGCCTCGGCCAGGACGTCCTGACGTGTCCGACGGCCGCCGTCTGGAACGTCCTCCCGACCCAGAACGCCTTTCCTATCGGCCGGAAGTTGGCCTTCTTCGGCGACGGCTACCAGGAGCGGGTCCGCCTGTACGACCGGGACGTGTGGCAGGTCCCCGTCATGGGCGGCGTGTTTCTGGCTGAGGAGCTGATCGGCTACGCCGACGGCCTCATGGGCGGGATGCTGTGGCTGTTGGCCGAAGACCTCGACGCCGGTTTGGCCGCCGCCGAGAAGGCCGTCGAGGCGATCCGCCATGGGGCGCCCGGCGTCATCATGCCGTTTCCCGGCGGCATCACGTGGTCCGGCTCGAAGGCCGGGAGCCGGTACAAGTTCCTGTTCGCCTCGACCAATCACCCCTTCTGTCCGACCCTGCGGGACCGCATCCCGGACTCCCGCGTGCCCGAGGGCGTCCGGGCCATCCTGGAGATCATCATCAACGGGGAGAGCGTCGAGGCCGTCGCCCGGGCCATGCGGGTCGGCATGCAGGCCGTCCGGGACTGTCCGGGCCTCGTCCGCATCTCGGCGGGCAACTACGGGGGCCGCCTGGGGAAGACCAAGATTTACCTGCGGGAGTTGGTGCAAGGGATAGAGGGAGGTAGGGAGATAGGGAGATAG
- a CDS encoding 5-formyltetrahydrofolate cyclo-ligase — protein sequence MDETTVKDEAALKEELRKRITKARVAEPDKDEKSRVIMEKVFALPAFQEARVVQFYIDAASEVRTRSFIPKAMELGKKVIVPYCTKDEQGDDILRLFPLTSFDELEVGAFNILEPKVSLRDLPDRQWDVRDVDFIIVPGVVFDRRGGRIGHGWAYYDKLLRLARPDCWLVGIAYECQVVDYVPMGPHDVYMDLVVTEQNIYEGLRLKERRR from the coding sequence ATGGACGAGACGACCGTCAAGGACGAGGCCGCTTTAAAAGAAGAGCTCCGGAAGCGCATCACGAAGGCCCGCGTGGCCGAGCCCGACAAGGACGAAAAGAGCCGGGTCATCATGGAAAAGGTCTTCGCCCTGCCGGCCTTCCAGGAGGCCCGGGTCGTCCAGTTTTACATCGACGCCGCCAGCGAGGTCCGGACCCGAAGCTTCATCCCCAAGGCGATGGAGCTGGGTAAAAAGGTCATCGTCCCCTACTGCACGAAGGACGAACAGGGCGACGACATCCTCAGGCTCTTCCCCCTGACGAGCTTCGACGAACTGGAGGTCGGGGCCTTCAACATCCTGGAGCCCAAGGTCAGCCTCCGGGACTTGCCCGACCGGCAGTGGGACGTCCGGGACGTCGACTTCATCATCGTGCCCGGCGTCGTCTTCGACCGGCGGGGCGGCCGGATCGGCCACGGGTGGGCGTACTACGACAAGCTGTTGCGTCTGGCCCGGCCCGACTGCTGGCTCGTCGGCATCGCCTACGAGTGCCAGGTCGTGGACTACGTCCCGATGGGGCCCCACGACGTGTACATGGACCTGGTCGTGACGGAGCAGAACATCTATGAGGGCTTGCGGCTGAAGGAGCGGCGTCGATGA
- the rip2 gene encoding Putative zinc metalloprotease Rip2, which translates to MSDSMLHLWTVLLYFVHLLLSLSFHESAHAWTAWRLGDPTARYQGRITLNPLPHIDPIGTILLPLISLIAGGIVIGWAKPTPVDARYFRHPRRGQMLTALAGPVSNLLLATFFALVYHLLRLTFTGGLRLGLVAELVLAICLVGVQLNIALALFNLLPLFPLDGSWVAEGLLPRRWLVYWYQAKPFMPFMLMALFLIPGFFGTLLVPVLRLLMNLLGVGDAWA; encoded by the coding sequence ATGAGCGATTCCATGCTTCACCTGTGGACCGTCCTCCTGTACTTTGTCCACTTACTCTTGAGCCTGTCGTTCCATGAAAGCGCCCACGCCTGGACGGCCTGGCGACTGGGCGACCCGACGGCCCGCTATCAAGGCCGTATTACCTTGAACCCCCTTCCCCATATCGATCCCATCGGGACCATCCTCCTGCCCCTGATTTCCCTGATCGCCGGGGGAATCGTCATCGGATGGGCCAAGCCGACGCCCGTCGATGCCCGGTACTTTCGGCACCCCCGGCGGGGCCAGATGCTGACGGCCCTGGCGGGGCCCGTCAGCAATCTGCTGTTGGCGACGTTCTTCGCGCTTGTGTATCACCTTCTCCGGCTGACATTTACCGGCGGCCTCCGCCTGGGCCTGGTCGCCGAACTCGTCTTAGCCATCTGCCTCGTCGGCGTCCAGCTCAATATCGCCTTGGCTCTCTTCAACCTCCTGCCCCTATTTCCCCTCGACGGGAGCTGGGTCGCCGAGGGTCTCCTGCCCCGCCGGTGGCTCGTCTACTGGTATCAAGCCAAGCCCTTCATGCCCTTCATGTTGATGGCCCTCTTTCTGATTCCCGGTTTCTTCGGGACCCTGCTCGTGCCGGTCCTGCGGCTCCTGATGAACCTGCTCGGCGTGGGCGATGCCTGGGCGTGA